The following coding sequences lie in one Scatophagus argus isolate fScaArg1 chromosome 9, fScaArg1.pri, whole genome shotgun sequence genomic window:
- the LOC124064281 gene encoding histone-lysine N-methyltransferase ASH1L-like isoform X2: MDQRVKGGTPPTTNSTVDPTSAPEDSEQDQVAEKKRRGEGENGDVGEKEEEKRGSGRKREGDKGAVLELLIEGRCGSAGQQPLQISGRETSCPEGNVRVRIGLQAKRTKKPPKILESYVCKPTIRTYQRQGRGGLLRGDGEGGVGQQSKTSSTPDEPTRDQRSGLDAVQTTSKQTASAASPPLVSSSLPSSSSSSSSQQPSLSSTFTTASSPASVPAITSQGTKSAKQVPIKLADKTELNSNGSSEKVKKEKLPSVNGQPVPAGHKPCSPTREQTASIPPSSQCIPAPPASENRSEGKTSKKHNGLVQTTKQKGLSNGKGSTDILGTSTSSKIKIRKHSSSSSVSSVDSSTRPPVSTSSPKELSLSSKSRPDSPSSLSVTPKPQSTPTVDVSSAQSQDQDPCLQPSLEKNREKERKAKKEKQDKKKVKKSKRDRLDPEKTKSESRKEEGKKKKKEKGKDGKSRHAKEREETHKTDETWRDELRIERGKVEKKRDKQSPDSQRTEDNNTNCGETVDSGKLDKTYKVVNTGSPGEIDKTDDSCKQVKQAEPATGDTSKSKEQDISRHSAVPPSHPSFSAPPSLPTPSARAPISPSCSPQEQDSRPLKKRKARRPSWTKLVHRAQRAENQEAPSDSQHNLFPQNTKMSLSVKATIQQTDESNPAPSSSLTSTFSPLPSTTKPPSPKQSHPTSDASPSASKCPITPARKRGRPKSHSSSLDEPPPKLSPNAIQAEVPPLGCDGIQKAPALEPSPILQCATQSKSSPKKRGRPPKRPLPQDQSGDALNRTDDTDRSKDFHPPERGDRQLKIRRLINEMKKRKKRRLHKVMLSGYAGKEVRGGRVADGETSLKMCKSIEATAVHTLTALSSSFGSKLGPQINVSKRGTIYMGKRRGRKPKTQTAPTTQTNSQNSTQSSLFTSPSETSLFSNQPQPPSSHPFPSPSLTHSSGAQSPYSEGSLTEPTSSLLFPHHFSLPSPSSSCTSPRPPSSSSLSPFVKKSCPCQGRHHFPFHQSSCKLSSPTPPLHHTPGSPGHLKEATPSPRSESHSEETLPSDSGIGTDNNSVSERGEIRGARGILRLGQGAGVILGAQRQPSSLADRPSPVSSPLSHMPRHTNPITNATNLERHRDRHRHRRRDYDCSSSCTCLCPCSCPGHNKCTHSDYYPCLGHNALKRQKNKHKKKHQQLHMQDPEFLAELEDLIGQFSEVHIGRRGWARTGLGQGFDGSGNAAGGRRHHSSSHSLRSNIFRINLNGFYSPHPSPYSANTAFSPQPFYPCQTVHCNRKPDRRQCGCPSKFQETIENMGFYSSYPTATALYHHVPNSYPIPSPHQYAPHQPHHTHFLLNPARFHRRRSRLLREGALGGEVEGDLGGGSGGGPHLSSGFTSSLPCGCGRNEHKHKHKHRHRHCERDMDDEEELHDDEEEDGIERERLASSKPRSGFILGQGDGGRKEARGVGSMLSKESPWLCESGNDTFCSAAAATSSSSSAERYKHTSLTSLGLGSSHLSSFGGGWGGLGQNWTKFGSLGGAGFGNSNLSWRGFTGDQPASQLIASDGEDEDDEDVQESHLHRTSPSPTHTNLFTSAAMAKGERGLRSRFAGRSLESGDRSRRRDEPAWTERRETGLQGDSRSSGQQKSVPTPVSVAGKNKRRPGRPRKHPLPSTVSSPTHSSAAPSMSSPDILPGHSHNRDGREAGGRKDERVPERDRGGDIVQQVTELELQARRKRGRKRKHGDSPCHQSTVC, from the exons ATGGACCAGAGAGTGAAGGGGGGGACCCCTCCTACCACAAACTCTACTGTGGATCCCACCTCTGCGCCCGAAGACTCTGAACAGGACCAAgtggcagagaaaaagaggagaggtgagggGGAGAATGGAGACGTaggggaaaaggaggaggagaaaaggggatcggggagaaagagagaaggagacaagGGGGCAGTGCTGGAGTTGCTCATTGAGGGGCGCTGTGGAAGTGCTGGGCAGCAACCGCTTCAGATCTCTGGCAGAGAGACAAGCTGCCCTGAAGGGAATGTACGAGTTCGGATTGGACTACAGGCCAAACGCACCAAGAAACCACCCAAGATCTTAGAGAGCTACGTCTGCAAACCCACCATTCGGACCTATCAGAGGCAAGGCAGGGGGGGACTGCTGAGGGGTGATGGAGAAGGGGGAGTGGGACAGCAAAGCAAAACCAGCTCTACCCCAGATGAGCCAACCAGAGATCAACGCTCAGGCTTGGATGCTGTCCAGACCACATCCAAACAAACTGCATCTGCTGCTTCACCACCACTCgtatcatcatcattaccatcgtcatcatcatcttcatcatcacagcaACCGTCGTTATCATCAACATTTACAACAGCTTCCAGTCCAGCCTCAGTCCCTGCCATAACCAGCCAAGGGACCAAGTCTGCCAAACAG GTTCCTATCAAGCTGGCTGATAAGACAGAGTTGAATTCAAATGGCTCATCtgagaaagtgaagaaagagaagctCCCAAGTGTCAATGGCCAGCCTGTCCCTGCAGGGCACAAACCTTGTTCACCCACAAGAGAACAGACAGCTTCAATTCCTCCTTCCTCCCAATGCATCCCAGCCCCACCTGCATCAGAAAACAGGAGTGAAGGAAAGACCTCCAAGAAACATAATGGTTTGGtgcagacaacaaaacagaagggACTGTCAAATGGGAAAGGCTCTACCGACATCCTTGGCACTTCCACCTCATCGAAAATCAAAAttagaaaacacagcagttcctcctctgtgtcttccGTTGATTCCTCGACAAGACCTCCAGTTTCCACTAGCTCCCCTAAAGAACTTAGCCTGTCTAGTAAGAGTAGGCCAgactctccttcctctctctcagtcaCCCCTAAACCACAGTCCACCCCCACTGTGGATGTGTCCTCAGCCCAATCCCAAGATCAGGATCCTTGTCTACAGCCCTCACtagagaagaacagagagaaagaaaggaaagcaaaaaaagaaaaacaagacaaaaagaaagtcaaaaagtcaaaaagagATAGGTTGGAccctgaaaaaacaaagagtgagagcagaaaagaggaaggcaagaagaagaagaaagagaaagggaaggatGGAAAATCAAGGCATGctaaagaaagagaggaaacacatAAGACTGATGAAACATGGAGAGATGAACTAAGGATTGAAAGAGGAAAGGTTGAGAAAAAGAGGGATAAACAAAGCCCAGACAGTCAAAGAACAGAAGATAATAATACAAACTGTGGTGAAACAGTTGACAGTGGTAAACTGGATAAAACTTATAAAGTAGTAAATACAGGCAGCCCTGGTGAGATAGACAAGACAGATGACAGTTGCAAGCAAGTTAAACAAGCTGAGCCAGCAACAGGTGACACCAGTAAATCAAAAGAACAAGACATTTCAAGACATTCAGCTGTGCCTCCAAGCCACCCCTCTTTTtctgctcctccctctctgcccaCTCCTTCTGCCCGGGCACCCATTTCTCCCTCATGTTCTCCCCAAGAGCAGGACAGCCGACCGCTCAAGAAACGTAAAGCCAGACGGCCCAGCTGGACCAAGCTGGTGCACCGGGCTCAGAGGGCAGAAAATCAGGAAGCTCCTTCAGATTCCCAACATAATCTTTTTCCACAGAATACCAAGATGTCCCTTTCTGTAAAAGCCACTATTCAGCAGACTGATGAGTCAAACCCTGCTCCCTCCAGTTCCTTAACCAGCACCTTTTCCCCTCTCCCATCTACTACCAAACCTCCATCCCCAAAGCAGAGTCACCCCACGTCAGATGCTAGCCCCTCTGCTTCCAAATGCCCCATAACCCCTGCACGAAAAAGAGGCCGCCCAAAATCGCACAGCTCCAGCTTAGACGAACCTCCCCCTAAACTTTCACCAAATGCTATCCAGGCTGAGGTGCCTCCTTTGGGGTGTGACGGCATTCAGAAAGCCCCTGCGCTGGAGCCAAGTCCAATACTGCAGTGTGCTACTCAGTCTAAATCCAGCCCCAAGAAGCGTGGCCGTCCTCCCAAAAGACCCCTCCCCCAGGACCAGAGTGGAGATGCACTGAATCGCACTGATGATACAGACAGGAGTAAAGATTTTCATCCTCCTGAAAGAGGGGACAGGCAGCTAAAGATCAGGAGACTGATTAatgagatgaagaaaagaaagaagaggagactTCACAAGGTAATGTTGTCTGGGTATGCAGGAAAAGAGGTAAGGGGAGGCAGGGTGGCAGATGGTGAGACTTCTCTAAAAATGTGTAAATCGATAGAGGCTACAgcagtacacacactcacagccctGTCCTCCTCCTTTGGGAGTAAGCTGGGCCCTCAGATCAATGTGAGCAAGAGAGGGACCATCTACATGGGCAAGAGGCGAGGACGCAAACCCAAAACCCAAACAGCTCCGACAACCCAAACCAACTCCCAGAACTCCACTCAGTCATCTCTGTTTACCAGTCCCTCTGAAACATCTCTCTTCTCTAACCAACCCCAGCCTCCTTCCTCTCATCCATTTCCTTCCCCGTCTCTTACCCACTCCAGTGGGGCCCAGAGCCCTTATAGTGAAGGCAGCCTCACAGAACCAACATCCTCCCTACTTTTTCCTCACCacttctccctcccttccccttcATCCTCCTGTACCTCCCCccgtcctccctcctcctcatccctctctccctttgtgAAGAAGAGTTGTCCATGTCAGGGGAGGCATCATTTCCCCTTTCACCAGTCATCATGTAAGCTCTCCAGTCCCACCCCTCCACTACATCACACACCTGGCTCCCCTGGCCACCTGAAAGAGGCCACTCCCTCCCCCAGGAGTGAATCTCACAGTGAAGAGACACTGCCTAGTGACAGCGGGATTGGAACGGATAACAACAGTGTTTCTGAGCGAGGGGAGATTAGGGGAGCCCGAGGCATACTCAGGTTGGGTCAGGGTGCAGGAGTGATTCTCGGGGCTCAACGGCAACCCTCCTCCCTTGCGGATCGTCCTTCTCCTGTCTCTTCACCCCTCTCTCATATGCCCAGACACACAAACCCCATCACCAACGCAACAAATCTGGAGCGGCACAGGGACAGACACAGGCACAGGCGGAGGGATTATGACTGTTCCTCCTCGTGTACTTGCTTGTGCCCTTGCTCTTGCCCAGGTCACAACAAGTGCACTCATTCAGATTATTACCCGTGCCTTGGGCACAATGcactgaagagacagaaaaataaacataagaaGAAGCACCAGCAGCTACATATGCAGGACCCAGAGTTTCTGGCTGAACTAGAGGATCTGATCGGTCAGTTTAGTGAGGTTCATATTGGACGACGAGGTTGGGCGAGGACAGGGCTGGGACAGGGCTTTGATGGGAGCGGGAATGCTGCTGGAGGAAGACGCCATCACTCCTCATCCCATTCTCTTCGCTCCAACATCTTTAGGATCAATCTGAATGGCTTCTACTCACCCCATCCTTCACCTTACTCTGCAAATACCGCCTTCTCCCCCCAGCCTTTCTACCCCTGCCAGACAGTGCATTGTAACAGAAAGCCAGATCGCAGGCAATGTGGTTGCCCGTCAAAGTTCCAGGAGACCATTGAAAATATGGGCTTTTATAGTAGCTATCCAACAGCCACAGCACTTTACCACCATGTCCCCAACTCTTACCCGATTCCCTCTCCACACCAATATGCCCCCCATCAGCCCCATCACACCCACTTCCTCCTCAACCCTGCCAGATTCCACAGGCGGAGGAGCAGGTTGCTGAGGGAAGGAGCTTTAGGAGGAGAGGTTGAGGGCGATTTAGGAGGAGGCAGTGGAGGAGGCCCACACCTCAGCTCAGGGTTCACATCCAGCCTTCCTTGTGGCTGTGGGAGGaacgaacacaaacacaagcataaaCATCGTCACAGGCACTGCGAGCGAGATATGGATGACGAGGAGGAGTTACAtgacgatgaggaggaagatggaatagagagagagagattagccAGTTCAAAACCAAGGTCAGGGTTCATTTTAGGTCAAGGAGACggaggaaggaaagaggcaAGAGGAGTGGGGAGTATGCTGTCTAAAGAATCGCCCTGGTTATGTGAGAGCGGAAATGATACCTTctgctcagctgcagctgccacatcatcctcatcttcagCAGAGAGGTACAAACACACCTCTCTCACCTCACTGGGGCTGGGTTCGTCTCACCTGTCATCATTTGGAGGAGGCTGGGGCGGCCTGGGCCAGAACTGGACAAAATTCGGGAGCCTAGGAGGAGCAGGATTTGGAAACTCAAACCTCAGCTGGAGAGGCTTCACCGGGGATCAACCTGCAAGCCAACTGATAGCATCagatggagaggatgaagacgaTGAGGATGTACAAGAGTCACATCTGCACCGGACATCCCCTTCCccaacacacaccaacctgTTCACCTCTGCTGCAATGGCAAAAGGGGAGAGGGGTCTGAGGAGCCGTTTTGCTGGTAGGAGTCTGGAAAGTGGAGACAGATCAAGGAGGAGAGATGAGCCAGcgtggacagagaggagagaaacag GTTTACAAGGTGACTCGAGAAGCTCGGGGCAGCAGAAAAGCGTTCCAACCCCAGTCAGTGTGgctgggaaaaacaaaagaaggcCAGGGCGTCCCAGAAAGCACCCGCTGCCCTCCACTGTGTCCTCCCCCACGCACTCATCTGCAGCTCCCTCCATGTCATCACCTGACATCTTGCCAGGACACAGCCACAACAGAGATGGGAGAGAAGCgggagggagaaaagatgaaagggTGCCAGAGAGAGATCGAGGAGGTGACATAGTACAGCAGGTGACAGAGCTTGAGCTGCAGgccaggaggaagaggggacGAAAGAGAAAACATGGTGACTCTCCTTGTCATCAGAG CACTGTGTGCTAA